The Prevotella melaninogenica ATCC 25845 genome includes a window with the following:
- a CDS encoding TIM-barrel domain-containing protein, which translates to MKKKKAKILLAALLLAVGETAFADGKAVSGIRQINPTTVEITYSDGGVMTVDFYGQNVFRLFRDPKGGIVRDPVSNPPARILLDNPRKNAGRLSVNATDADVAVATAEVRVRFDRNTGLMTVTDLRNGKEVIKEVKGVDFQKNRTTVTLANAAGEYFYGGGVQNGRFSHRGKRIEIVNTNSWTDGGVASPAPFYWSTGGYAAMPYTFAPGAYDFGSTDKNTVTISHDMPYLDLFLMVDTTPVSLLQDYYQLTGNPVLLPKFAFYEGHLNAYNRDYWKETTEEGKGILFEDGKRYVESQKDNGGIKESLNGEKQNYQFSARAVIDRYKKDDMPLGWILPNDGYGAGYGQTTTLDGNIANLKSLGDYARKNGVEIGLWTQSNLHPVDSIPALLQRDIVKEVRDAGVRVLKTDVAWVGAGYSFGLNGIADVANIMPYYGSDARPFIITLDGWAGTQRYGGVWSGDQTGGEWEYIRFHIPTYIGSGLSGMGNITSDMDGIFGGKNLPVNIRDFQWKTFTPMQLNMDGWGSNPKYPQALGEPATSINRSYLKLKSILLPYTYSCAHEAVTGKPLMRAMFLDDSNDYTHSSATRYQYMYGPSFLVAPVYQNTAADKEGNDVRNGIYLPKGTWYDYFTGATYEGGCILNDYFAPIWKLPVLVKSGAIIPMVNPNNNPSEIDKNRRVFELYPDGKTEFTLYDDDGTTQKYLANEKATTRITSDLNDKQVLTVSIDKTEGSFDGMVKNQSTTFYLNTNAKPKKLTAVIGGKKIRLTEAEQGDNTWQYVQASNINRFSTANSEMERLLVTKNAQIIVRLSSCDITKEAVELRVEGFVRLNKSNETLRKKGALTAPELLEADIQSYSVTPKWKPVQNADYYEIAFNGQTYTTIRHNSLLFDDLQPATDYDFKVRAVNSEGASEWTPLHVKTAVNPLEYAIQGLTATSTARDMEGFEIHRLVDFSTTGDIWHTYYYTKAVPFDFTVDLHSTNTLDKLQYVPRANGGNGTITKCDIAVSKDGRNWTEIGPQQWARDGRTKEVTLSTHPVARYVKVSVKEAVGNFGSGREFYVFKVPGTKTILPGDINLDGKVDENDFTSYMNYTGLKKGDADFDGYISGGDINGNGLIDAYDISNVAMHLEDGWNDDDVAPVGGKVYYEYNRKSYAAGDDVIIKVKGKDLQSVNAFNLIFPYSPKELQFVKVETDPSMVMRNLTYDRHHSDGSQVLYPTFVNVGDHHTINGDADLLVIRMKALKPFTVKNTTAKGLLVDKQLREVEL; encoded by the coding sequence ATGAAAAAGAAGAAAGCCAAGATTTTACTTGCTGCCTTGTTATTGGCAGTGGGAGAGACCGCGTTCGCTGACGGAAAGGCAGTGAGTGGTATTCGACAAATCAATCCAACAACGGTAGAGATTACTTATAGCGACGGTGGCGTGATGACAGTAGACTTCTATGGTCAGAATGTATTTCGCCTTTTTCGCGACCCAAAGGGTGGCATCGTTCGTGACCCTGTTAGTAATCCTCCAGCACGTATCCTCCTCGATAATCCACGTAAGAACGCTGGACGGTTGAGCGTTAATGCGACCGATGCCGACGTGGCAGTCGCAACCGCTGAGGTACGTGTGCGCTTCGATCGCAACACAGGTCTGATGACTGTCACCGACCTTCGCAATGGTAAGGAGGTTATTAAGGAGGTGAAGGGAGTCGACTTCCAGAAGAATCGCACCACTGTAACCCTTGCCAATGCAGCAGGAGAGTATTTCTATGGTGGCGGTGTACAAAATGGGCGCTTCTCACATCGTGGCAAACGCATTGAGATTGTCAATACCAACAGCTGGACTGATGGCGGTGTTGCTTCGCCAGCTCCGTTCTATTGGTCAACAGGGGGCTATGCTGCCATGCCTTACACCTTTGCTCCCGGTGCCTACGACTTCGGAAGTACGGATAAGAACACGGTGACGATTAGTCACGATATGCCTTATCTCGACCTCTTCCTAATGGTCGATACAACCCCAGTTTCTTTGCTTCAAGATTATTATCAGCTGACCGGTAACCCCGTCTTGTTGCCAAAGTTTGCTTTCTATGAGGGCCACCTCAATGCCTACAACCGCGACTATTGGAAGGAGACAACCGAAGAAGGTAAGGGAATCCTTTTTGAAGACGGCAAGCGATATGTAGAAAGTCAGAAGGACAATGGCGGTATCAAGGAAAGCCTCAATGGCGAGAAGCAGAACTATCAGTTCTCTGCTCGTGCCGTTATCGACCGTTATAAGAAAGACGATATGCCATTGGGTTGGATTCTGCCTAACGATGGATATGGAGCTGGATATGGTCAGACAACTACCCTCGATGGTAATATAGCCAACCTTAAGAGCCTTGGCGACTATGCGCGTAAGAACGGTGTAGAGATAGGTCTATGGACCCAGTCAAACCTTCACCCAGTCGACAGCATTCCAGCACTCTTACAGCGTGACATCGTGAAAGAGGTGCGTGATGCAGGCGTACGTGTCTTGAAGACCGACGTAGCATGGGTCGGTGCGGGCTATTCCTTTGGACTCAATGGTATTGCCGATGTGGCTAATATCATGCCTTACTACGGCAGCGATGCGCGTCCGTTCATTATCACCCTCGACGGCTGGGCTGGTACACAGCGTTATGGCGGTGTATGGTCGGGCGACCAAACCGGTGGCGAGTGGGAGTATATCCGTTTCCACATCCCAACTTATATCGGCTCTGGACTCTCCGGAATGGGTAATATTACGAGCGATATGGACGGTATCTTCGGTGGAAAGAACCTACCAGTGAACATTCGTGACTTCCAATGGAAGACCTTTACACCAATGCAGTTGAATATGGATGGGTGGGGTAGCAACCCTAAGTATCCACAAGCTTTGGGCGAACCAGCCACAAGTATCAACCGCTCTTATCTCAAACTCAAGTCAATACTCCTGCCTTACACCTACTCATGTGCCCATGAGGCGGTGACTGGTAAGCCACTCATGCGTGCGATGTTCCTTGATGATAGCAACGATTACACCCACAGCAGTGCTACACGCTACCAATATATGTATGGTCCTTCGTTCCTCGTGGCACCTGTCTATCAGAACACGGCAGCCGACAAGGAGGGCAACGATGTGCGCAATGGTATCTACCTACCAAAGGGAACATGGTACGATTACTTCACGGGTGCTACTTACGAAGGTGGTTGCATACTCAACGATTACTTCGCACCCATCTGGAAGTTGCCTGTCTTGGTGAAGTCGGGTGCTATCATTCCGATGGTTAATCCGAATAATAATCCTTCTGAGATTGACAAGAACCGTCGTGTCTTTGAACTCTATCCAGACGGCAAGACCGAGTTCACACTCTATGATGACGACGGTACAACACAGAAATATCTCGCTAATGAGAAGGCTACAACCCGCATCACCTCCGATCTTAACGATAAGCAGGTGTTGACCGTAAGTATCGACAAGACCGAAGGATCGTTCGATGGAATGGTGAAAAATCAGTCGACAACCTTCTATCTGAACACCAATGCAAAGCCTAAGAAGCTCACAGCCGTTATCGGTGGGAAGAAGATTCGACTCACAGAAGCAGAGCAGGGCGATAACACATGGCAGTATGTTCAGGCTTCGAATATCAACCGTTTCTCAACGGCTAACAGCGAGATGGAACGCCTTTTGGTAACTAAAAATGCCCAAATCATCGTGCGTTTGTCTTCCTGCGACATCACAAAGGAGGCTGTAGAACTCCGTGTGGAGGGTTTCGTACGTCTGAATAAGTCTAATGAAACCTTGCGAAAGAAGGGTGCCTTGACAGCTCCAGAGCTCCTCGAGGCTGATATTCAGTCGTATAGTGTCACTCCAAAGTGGAAGCCTGTGCAGAATGCTGACTACTATGAGATAGCCTTCAACGGTCAGACTTATACCACTATCCGCCACAATTCACTCCTCTTCGACGATCTCCAGCCTGCCACCGACTATGATTTCAAGGTGCGTGCAGTCAATAGCGAGGGTGCAAGCGAGTGGACGCCGCTACACGTGAAGACGGCTGTCAACCCATTAGAGTATGCTATCCAAGGACTTACCGCAACCTCTACTGCCCGCGATATGGAAGGTTTCGAAATCCATCGACTCGTTGACTTCAGTACGACTGGCGACATCTGGCACACCTATTATTATACGAAGGCGGTGCCATTCGACTTCACTGTCGACCTTCATAGCACCAACACCCTCGACAAACTGCAGTATGTTCCACGTGCAAATGGCGGTAACGGTACGATTACGAAGTGCGATATCGCTGTCAGCAAAGACGGTAGAAACTGGACAGAAATCGGTCCACAGCAGTGGGCTCGTGACGGTAGAACGAAGGAAGTGACGCTCTCTACCCACCCAGTGGCACGTTATGTGAAGGTGAGCGTGAAGGAAGCTGTTGGCAACTTCGGCTCTGGTCGTGAGTTCTATGTCTTCAAGGTGCCGGGTACAAAGACTATTCTGCCGGGCGATATCAACCTTGATGGTAAGGTAGACGAGAACGATTTCACCTCTTATATGAACTATACAGGACTTAAGAAGGGCGATGCCGACTTCGATGGTTATATCTCTGGTGGTGACATCAACGGCAACGGTCTCATTGATGCTTACGACATTTCGAATGTTGCCATGCACCTTGAGGATGGTTGGAACGACGATGACGTAGCCCCTGTTGGCGGTAAGGTTTATTACGAATACAACCGTAAGTCTTATGCTGCAGGCGACGATGTCATCATCAAGGTGAAGGGTAAGGACCTGCAGTCAGTCAATGCCTTCAACCTTATCTTCCCATATAGTCCGAAGGAATTGCAGTTCGTTAAGGTTGAGACCGACCCATCAATGGTAATGCGCAACCTCACCTACGACCGTCATCACAGCGATGGTTCTCAGGTTCTCTATCCAACCTTCGTGAATGTGGGCGACCACCATACGATCAATGGCGATGCCGACCTCCTCGTCATCCGTATGAAAGCCCTCAAACCATTCACTGTTAAGAACACAACTGCCAAGGGCTTGTTGGTGGATAAGCAGTTGAGAGAGGTGGAGTTGTAG
- a CDS encoding M60 family metallopeptidase, which yields MLFERFLRNKSLMAAMALTAVMPSVAKASILSAAPTAEGENQQLKAGVYFIVNDKRQAGTDLHVYVDESGLHGKNYTSLAADYSNAFLLHAKGDKYTIQSLKDGKYVQNVNGNSVPYKTGNDAHKFQIVYQSQSSGTGKSYFNIYNDNVGGNQFCWHLDAQRNVVRWYPLTDNGRIALGPSEFRLDPVTSLSKQQVLDRLAELTKIVDPRKDLNKYYQIVSDTYGRAMREDYIVGELSTGGFVDTDYSYCWKLVKLGSGRYAFQNAVTGKYIAQQNGQTSRYYTTSEEQGNGFEFNLNESDPYVLTFEMVDAYNVGIHCAESQGYHPVGWYVNNEANKWVFKVATIDQAKLKEQQDAYKARVDLTRNVDRYATAVAKYFTNSAATEVTAATKAMTDEALKAQMTTEGVPQGLQEVVLKIKNQSWTVYPSGRNWEKQFRIADYKVYSENNYGAWARSMGIGYDYGSMTNPTGVTARDGEDLFVFLGDDIPQDATVQIELVPLGTRSAGKYHNLKKGLNIILNQGENNVFVNYIGRTFNNGKYLRDYKPMNIHIEGGKVNGYFDLTKGNTNEDWQKMQSDGLVWAKAFNMKGELVVMNMPSQACKDYTPVHMKELVEIWNSIVQREDDLMGFRAAKRDKCNNVLNATAVDHGYMYATTGGTYYNYNTLADVLNYDKMKWGNGTLWGPAHEFGHNHQQLFNTAGMTEISVNMYSNMVMFTSGRVTSRSEHCNYTDVDGQEHRGVCESAVSTYADRFANKKMWFEYGTWGTTQMYYKLYMMFHSTGLDDQFWHKCLDYLRTHRLEGQGTANCQGQNDYLLFAKACCVAANQDLSSFFEAWGHFYDVNGSVIGDYSNTTMYTTRAQWVEAKKFMQQFPKGPANNMIFIDDHIRPTPAIYPGAAPGTMREDFNGAVRVGTMGDFGSWDQFCPDSLGQGYAIIKTQSDANGRRTYTMEAKNSHVVGFKIYDSKGNLIYFANTKTFTIPKKVMEDAQNNIVIKVCGSDGSEVDPGTVPLGIKTFSAQANGGKVDVYSIYGVLVRSKVNPETALEGLPNGVYVVGGKKVVVGK from the coding sequence ATGTTATTCGAAAGATTTTTACGCAATAAGTCTCTGATGGCGGCAATGGCATTGACCGCTGTTATGCCAAGTGTTGCGAAGGCTTCGATTCTGTCAGCTGCTCCAACAGCTGAGGGGGAGAACCAGCAACTCAAGGCGGGAGTTTATTTCATTGTTAATGACAAGCGTCAGGCAGGCACAGACCTCCATGTCTATGTTGACGAGAGTGGTTTGCATGGAAAGAATTACACGTCTCTTGCTGCAGACTATTCTAATGCTTTTCTCCTTCATGCTAAGGGCGACAAGTATACCATTCAGAGTTTGAAGGATGGTAAGTATGTGCAGAATGTCAATGGTAACAGTGTCCCTTATAAGACAGGCAACGACGCTCATAAGTTCCAGATTGTTTATCAGTCACAGTCAAGTGGTACGGGTAAGTCTTACTTCAATATCTATAATGATAATGTAGGAGGAAACCAATTCTGCTGGCACCTCGATGCTCAGAGAAACGTTGTACGTTGGTATCCATTGACAGATAACGGCAGAATAGCACTCGGACCAAGTGAGTTTCGTCTTGATCCAGTGACTTCTCTCAGCAAGCAGCAGGTTCTTGATCGTTTGGCTGAGTTGACAAAGATTGTTGACCCACGTAAGGATTTGAATAAGTACTATCAGATTGTGTCTGATACTTACGGCAGAGCAATGCGTGAGGACTATATTGTTGGAGAGCTGTCTACGGGTGGTTTCGTTGATACCGACTACAGCTACTGTTGGAAATTAGTGAAGTTGGGTAGCGGTCGTTATGCTTTCCAGAATGCTGTTACAGGTAAGTATATTGCTCAGCAGAATGGTCAGACAAGCCGTTACTATACAACATCTGAGGAGCAGGGCAATGGCTTTGAGTTCAATCTTAACGAAAGCGACCCATATGTATTGACTTTCGAGATGGTTGATGCTTACAACGTAGGTATTCACTGTGCTGAGAGTCAGGGCTATCATCCAGTAGGATGGTATGTGAACAACGAGGCTAATAAGTGGGTCTTCAAGGTGGCTACAATCGATCAGGCAAAGCTCAAGGAACAGCAGGATGCTTACAAGGCACGTGTTGACTTGACGAGAAATGTAGACAGGTACGCTACGGCTGTTGCAAAGTATTTCACTAACAGTGCCGCTACGGAGGTTACTGCCGCTACTAAGGCGATGACCGATGAGGCTTTGAAGGCGCAGATGACTACCGAGGGTGTGCCACAGGGTTTGCAGGAGGTTGTGTTGAAGATTAAGAACCAGAGCTGGACCGTTTATCCAAGTGGTCGCAACTGGGAGAAGCAGTTCCGTATCGCTGACTATAAGGTTTACAGCGAGAATAACTATGGTGCTTGGGCGCGTTCAATGGGTATCGGCTACGATTATGGTAGTATGACGAACCCAACAGGTGTAACTGCTCGTGATGGCGAAGACCTCTTTGTCTTCCTTGGCGATGACATCCCACAGGATGCAACAGTGCAGATTGAGCTCGTACCATTGGGTACACGCAGTGCTGGTAAGTACCATAACTTGAAGAAGGGATTGAATATTATCCTCAATCAGGGCGAGAACAACGTGTTTGTTAACTATATCGGTCGTACCTTCAACAACGGTAAGTACCTTAGAGATTATAAGCCTATGAACATCCACATAGAGGGTGGTAAGGTGAATGGTTACTTCGATCTTACTAAGGGTAATACCAATGAGGACTGGCAGAAGATGCAGTCTGACGGTCTTGTTTGGGCTAAGGCGTTCAATATGAAGGGCGAATTGGTTGTTATGAACATGCCAAGCCAGGCTTGCAAGGACTACACTCCTGTTCACATGAAGGAACTTGTTGAGATCTGGAACAGCATCGTACAGCGTGAGGACGACCTCATGGGCTTCCGTGCCGCTAAGCGTGATAAGTGCAACAACGTCCTCAATGCTACTGCCGTTGACCATGGTTATATGTATGCTACAACAGGTGGTACCTACTATAACTACAACACTTTGGCTGACGTACTCAACTACGACAAGATGAAGTGGGGTAATGGTACACTCTGGGGTCCTGCTCATGAGTTCGGTCATAACCACCAGCAGCTGTTCAATACGGCAGGTATGACGGAGATTTCTGTCAATATGTACTCTAATATGGTGATGTTTACTTCTGGTCGTGTAACCAGTCGTTCAGAGCATTGTAATTATACTGACGTGGATGGTCAGGAGCATAGAGGTGTTTGCGAGAGTGCAGTTTCAACCTATGCTGACCGCTTTGCTAATAAGAAGATGTGGTTTGAATATGGCACATGGGGTACAACGCAGATGTACTACAAGCTCTATATGATGTTCCATTCGACTGGTCTTGATGATCAGTTCTGGCATAAGTGCCTCGATTATCTCCGTACCCACCGCCTTGAAGGTCAGGGAACAGCCAACTGTCAGGGTCAGAACGACTACTTACTCTTTGCTAAAGCGTGTTGTGTAGCAGCCAATCAAGACCTCTCAAGCTTCTTTGAGGCATGGGGACATTTCTATGATGTGAACGGTTCTGTTATCGGTGACTACAGCAACACAACCATGTATACCACGAGAGCACAGTGGGTGGAGGCGAAGAAGTTCATGCAGCAGTTCCCTAAGGGCCCTGCAAACAATATGATTTTCATTGACGATCATATCCGTCCTACCCCAGCTATCTATCCTGGTGCTGCTCCTGGCACAATGCGTGAGGACTTCAATGGTGCCGTACGTGTTGGTACTATGGGCGACTTCGGCTCATGGGATCAGTTCTGTCCAGACAGCCTTGGTCAGGGTTATGCTATTATCAAGACGCAGAGCGATGCTAATGGTCGTCGCACCTATACTATGGAGGCTAAGAACAGCCACGTGGTAGGTTTCAAGATCTACGATAGTAAGGGTAATCTCATTTACTTTGCGAACACCAAGACATTCACTATTCCTAAGAAGGTGATGGAGGATGCACAGAACAATATCGTTATTAAGGTCTGCGGTTCAGACGGTTCTGAGGTTGACCCAGGCACTGTTCCATTGGGTATCAAGACCTTCTCAGCTCAGGCTAACGGTGGTAAGGTAGATGTTTATAGCATCTATGGTGTCCTCGTTCGTAGTAAGGTGAACCCAGAGACAGCCCTCGAAGGCTTACCTAATGGCGTTTATGTTGTTGGTGGTAAGAAGGTGGTAGTGGGTAAGTAA
- a CDS encoding NYN domain-containing protein, translated as MPKRVTFYFDGFNFYFALKRKKKISPEWKDFYWLDLVAFCESFLGPDQVLEKVIYFTASPLSPQKNSRQSAFLNANRILHSDKFEVIRGKYMSKQIECPYCKYSISKPEEKRTDVNISVRMMADCVQDKTDVIVLISADTDLIPPLNFIHTNYPNKKVKVFFPPGSHALELHNHLRTFHSKWVFLEKNERRFRNAVMPHTITVGNQSVSIPEKWK; from the coding sequence ATGCCAAAGAGAGTAACATTCTATTTCGATGGTTTCAATTTCTATTTTGCATTGAAACGCAAAAAAAAGATTTCCCCTGAATGGAAGGATTTTTATTGGTTGGATTTAGTCGCTTTCTGCGAAAGTTTTCTCGGTCCCGACCAAGTTCTTGAAAAGGTGATTTACTTCACAGCTTCTCCTCTTAGCCCACAGAAGAACAGTCGCCAGAGTGCATTCCTCAATGCAAACCGCATCCTGCATTCTGATAAGTTTGAAGTTATTAGGGGTAAATACATGTCTAAGCAGATTGAATGTCCCTATTGTAAATATTCGATATCGAAACCTGAAGAAAAAAGGACCGATGTAAACATCTCAGTCCGTATGATGGCTGATTGTGTTCAAGATAAAACAGATGTTATTGTACTGATAAGTGCGGACACCGACCTTATCCCTCCATTAAATTTTATACATACAAATTATCCTAATAAGAAGGTCAAAGTCTTTTTCCCACCAGGCAGCCACGCTCTTGAATTACATAATCACCTCAGAACCTTTCATAGCAAATGGGTATTTCTCGAAAAGAATGAACGTCGATTTCGTAATGCTGTCATGCCCCATACTATCACAGTTGGAAATCAGTCTGTTTCTATACCTGAGAAATGGAAATAG
- the ettA gene encoding energy-dependent translational throttle protein EttA produces the protein MATVDDKKIIFSMVGVSKIIPQNQKQILKNIYLSFFYGAKIGIIGLNGAGKSTLMKIIAGLVEPTQGEVVWSPGYSVGYLPQDPPLDEAKTVKENVMEGVQHIYDALKEYDDINVKFGLEEYYSDADKMDKLMQRQAELQDIIDATDAWNIDSRLERAMDALRCPKGDLPVTNLSGGERRRVALCRLLLQKPDVLLLDEPTNHLDAESIDWLEQHLQQYEGTVIAVTHDRYFLDDVSEWILELDRGEGIPWKGNYSSWLDQKTKRMEQEEKSASKRRKTLERELEWVRMAPKARQAKGKARLNSYEQMLNEEQKQREEKLEIFIPNGPRLGNKVIEAQHVKKAFGEKVLFNDLNFMLPPNGIVGVIGPNGAGKTTLFRLIMGLEQADGGTFEVGETVKLAYVDQQHKDIDPNKTVYDVVSQGNETIRMGGRDINSRAYLSRFNFSGTDQSKLCSVLSGGERNRLQLAMALKQEGNVLLLDEPTNDIDVNTLRALEEGLEAFAGCAVVISHDRWFLDRICTHILAFEGNGEVVYFEGGFSDYEINKARRLGNEEIKKGRYRKLMEE, from the coding sequence ATGGCAACAGTAGACGACAAGAAGATTATCTTCTCAATGGTGGGTGTATCGAAGATTATCCCACAGAACCAGAAACAGATTCTGAAGAACATTTACCTCTCGTTCTTCTATGGTGCAAAGATAGGTATTATTGGTCTCAACGGCGCAGGTAAGTCTACGCTGATGAAGATTATCGCTGGTCTTGTGGAACCAACACAGGGTGAAGTGGTATGGAGTCCGGGCTATTCGGTGGGTTATCTGCCACAGGATCCACCACTCGATGAGGCGAAGACCGTGAAGGAGAATGTTATGGAAGGTGTGCAGCATATCTATGATGCACTGAAGGAATACGACGATATCAACGTAAAGTTTGGCTTGGAGGAGTATTACTCTGATGCTGACAAGATGGATAAGCTGATGCAGCGTCAGGCTGAGTTGCAGGATATTATCGATGCAACGGACGCCTGGAACATTGATTCACGACTCGAAAGGGCGATGGATGCACTGCGTTGTCCTAAGGGTGATTTGCCTGTGACCAACCTCTCTGGAGGTGAGCGCCGTCGTGTTGCCCTCTGCCGTCTGCTCCTTCAGAAGCCAGATGTATTGTTGCTCGATGAGCCTACCAACCACCTTGATGCTGAGAGTATCGACTGGTTGGAGCAGCATTTGCAGCAGTATGAGGGTACTGTTATCGCGGTTACCCACGACCGTTACTTCTTGGACGATGTGAGCGAGTGGATTCTCGAACTCGACCGTGGCGAGGGTATTCCATGGAAGGGTAACTACTCTTCATGGCTCGATCAGAAGACAAAGCGCATGGAGCAGGAAGAGAAGTCGGCTTCTAAGCGTCGTAAGACTTTGGAGCGTGAGTTGGAATGGGTGCGCATGGCACCGAAGGCGCGTCAGGCAAAGGGTAAGGCGCGTCTGAATTCTTACGAGCAGATGCTCAACGAGGAACAAAAACAACGTGAGGAAAAGCTCGAAATCTTTATTCCTAACGGTCCACGCTTGGGTAATAAGGTTATCGAAGCACAGCACGTAAAGAAGGCTTTTGGTGAGAAGGTTCTCTTCAACGACCTCAACTTCATGTTGCCTCCTAACGGCATCGTAGGTGTTATCGGTCCTAACGGTGCGGGTAAGACAACGCTTTTCCGCCTTATCATGGGCTTGGAGCAGGCTGATGGCGGTACGTTCGAGGTAGGTGAGACCGTTAAACTTGCTTATGTTGACCAGCAGCACAAGGATATCGACCCTAACAAGACGGTATATGACGTAGTTTCGCAAGGCAACGAGACGATTCGTATGGGTGGACGTGACATCAATTCACGTGCTTATCTCTCACGTTTCAACTTCTCAGGAACCGACCAGAGCAAGCTTTGTTCAGTACTCTCTGGTGGTGAGCGCAACCGTCTTCAGTTGGCTATGGCATTGAAGCAGGAAGGTAATGTCCTCCTTCTCGATGAGCCTACCAACGATATCGACGTGAATACACTCCGTGCATTGGAGGAAGGTCTTGAGGCATTTGCAGGTTGTGCGGTTGTCATCAGCCACGACCGTTGGTTCCTCGATCGTATCTGTACCCACATCCTTGCCTTTGAGGGTAATGGTGAAGTTGTCTACTTCGAAGGTGGCTTCTCTGATTACGAAATCAATAAGGCACGCCGACTCGGCAATGAGGAGATTAAGAAGGGTAGATATAGGAAGTTGATGGAGGAGTAA
- a CDS encoding KilA-N domain-containing protein, which translates to MTKKGEIFVKDVAIKTMTKDGIDYICITDIARQKNTAEPKDVVKNWMRQKNTLEYLGLWEKLNNPNFKGVEFDPLLAEAGSNSFTMSPTRWVELTAAIGVFTKNGAGGGTFAQRDIAFKFANWVSVEFELYLVMEFQRLKAKEQELIGWTAKRELSKINYRIHTDAIKSHLIPEKVTPTQANIIYAEEADVLNVAMFGMTARQWRESNPDLKGNIRDYASVNELICLANMENINAVLINDDIPQGERLVRLNQIAIHQMQILERNSNRNLLR; encoded by the coding sequence ATGACAAAGAAGGGAGAAATCTTCGTTAAAGATGTAGCAATTAAGACTATGACAAAAGATGGTATTGATTACATCTGTATAACAGACATTGCTCGACAGAAGAATACTGCTGAGCCTAAAGACGTTGTTAAGAATTGGATGCGCCAAAAGAATACGCTGGAGTATTTGGGTTTATGGGAGAAACTAAACAATCCTAACTTCAAAGGGGTCGAATTCGACCCCCTTTTGGCAGAAGCAGGTAGTAACTCTTTTACTATGAGCCCAACCAGATGGGTGGAGTTGACTGCAGCAATAGGTGTCTTCACTAAGAATGGAGCTGGTGGTGGTACTTTTGCTCAGCGTGATATAGCTTTCAAGTTTGCCAATTGGGTTTCTGTTGAGTTTGAACTTTATCTTGTCATGGAGTTCCAACGTCTGAAAGCTAAAGAACAAGAGTTGATAGGATGGACTGCAAAAAGAGAATTATCTAAGATAAACTATCGCATACATACGGATGCTATAAAGAGTCATCTCATCCCTGAGAAAGTTACCCCTACGCAGGCAAACATCATTTATGCAGAGGAGGCAGACGTGCTGAATGTTGCCATGTTTGGAATGACTGCCAGACAATGGCGAGAGTCTAATCCTGATTTGAAAGGTAATATTCGTGACTATGCTTCTGTAAATGAATTGATTTGTTTGGCGAACATGGAGAATATCAATGCAGTACTTATCAATGATGATATACCTCAAGGGGAAAGACTTGTTAGACTTAATCAGATAGCTATTCATCAAATGCAAATCCTTGAGAGGAATAGTAATAGAAATCTTTTACGGTGA